The Carnobacterium divergens genome includes a window with the following:
- a CDS encoding NAD(P)H-hydrate dehydratase, with amino-acid sequence MKELNQNIVQGILPKRKNESYKGNYGHVLLIGGNQELGGAIILAASAAVYSGAGLVTVATHPSNHTALHARLPEAMVIDGYDTAKVIHHMKKATTVVIGPGLGLDDQSQLILKAVLAACTPQQRLVIDGDAITLMASENLKTPVAQTVYTPHLGEWQRLSHLTIEEQTKDLNAHFRKQLGAEVVLKKHHSEIYFEDEVWQNEAGTPAMATGGMGDTLTGMLAGFLAQFPNRKTAILAAVYLHSRISDDLAKTHYVTLPSQIIQRIPCVMKDYATKFDF; translated from the coding sequence ATGAAAGAATTAAATCAAAATATCGTACAAGGAATTTTACCAAAACGAAAAAATGAAAGCTATAAAGGGAATTATGGGCATGTTCTTTTGATTGGTGGCAATCAAGAGTTAGGAGGCGCGATTATTTTAGCTGCAAGTGCTGCTGTTTATAGTGGCGCTGGTCTTGTTACAGTCGCAACTCATCCAAGCAACCATACAGCACTTCACGCTAGATTACCTGAAGCGATGGTGATTGATGGCTATGATACAGCAAAAGTCATTCATCACATGAAAAAAGCGACAACCGTTGTTATTGGGCCTGGCTTAGGGCTAGATGACCAGTCGCAACTCATTTTAAAGGCTGTTTTAGCTGCATGTACGCCTCAACAAAGACTCGTCATTGATGGAGATGCGATTACCTTAATGGCTTCTGAAAATCTTAAAACGCCTGTAGCACAAACTGTTTATACTCCTCACTTAGGAGAATGGCAACGATTGAGCCATTTAACGATTGAAGAACAAACAAAAGATTTAAATGCACATTTCAGAAAACAATTAGGGGCAGAAGTGGTCTTAAAAAAACACCATTCAGAAATTTATTTTGAAGATGAAGTCTGGCAAAACGAAGCAGGAACGCCTGCCATGGCAACTGGTGGTATGGGAGACACATTAACCGGCATGTTAGCTGGCTTTTTAGCGCAATTTCCAAACCGTAAAACAGCTATTTTGGCAGCTGTTTACCTTCATAGTCGAATCAGTGATGATTTAGCAAAAACGCATTATGTGACACTTCCTTCTCAAATTATCCAACGGATTCCTTGTGTCATGAAGGATTATGCTACAAAATTTGATTTTTAA
- a CDS encoding HAD-IC family P-type ATPase, with protein MELKTDLKGLSMKEVKEKIAQGANNQPQKPLTKSVGKIFFDNICTLFNGINLVMAGLILTTGSYKNLLFLGVIFANTSIGIYQEIRAKHSIDKLSLLNQAKVTVVREGDFVDIEQEELVTNDLVMIRRGEQICVDGIVIATNGFEVDESQLTGESDAIKKTVGDSILSGSYVTGGNGYVEALKIGQDSYVNQLSIEAKKEKNSTSELMRTLNRLVKGLTFAILPIGLLLFFSGYLGGLAISKAILGTTAAIIGMIPEGLILITSIALAVGIVNLTKKKVLVKTMGSIETLARVDLLCLDKTGTLTNGELTVSEFIVANGVQVDQLKAVIGALVKGLEDDNPTSMALQKAVDKNEEWKLIESVPFSSARKWSGATFDTNKTYVMGAPEYVFSTLSKADQHSVNQASEMGKRVLAIASSSTGFVNHQLPEQLSLLGFVYMEDTIRAEAPATLKYFNQQGVAIRIISGDNPKTVAHIAERVGVEDAKQAIDMSQVDKEADLSEIIAKYRVFGRVSPTQKRELIQAMQKAGHTVGMTGDGVNDILALKTADCGIAMAEGSTAAKSVSDFVLLDSNFDSLVGVVMEGRRVVNNIQRVASLYLTKTVYSAILAVLFIFMNQAYPFQPIQLSPINALTVGIPSFFLALRPNYAQIKGGFFKNVMKPALTAGILVVLYICMILVLGTIWHLDYSITSTLSVLLTGMVCFTSLIYVANPLSKKVIGLISSLIVVFLLIFLFFGNFFSLVSIFNKELLVFAVPLIVTVVPMYHLMVKLVRKLIDLK; from the coding sequence GTGGAACTAAAAACTGATTTAAAAGGACTTTCAATGAAAGAAGTAAAAGAAAAAATAGCGCAAGGCGCCAATAATCAGCCGCAAAAACCTCTAACCAAAAGTGTAGGCAAGATTTTCTTTGATAATATCTGTACCTTATTTAATGGCATTAATTTGGTAATGGCAGGACTTATTTTGACAACCGGTAGCTATAAAAATTTATTGTTTTTAGGTGTGATTTTTGCAAATACAAGCATTGGTATTTATCAAGAAATCAGAGCTAAGCACAGTATCGACAAGCTCTCTTTGCTAAATCAAGCAAAAGTAACCGTTGTTCGAGAGGGCGATTTTGTAGACATTGAGCAAGAGGAGCTTGTGACAAATGATTTGGTAATGATTCGTCGTGGGGAACAGATTTGTGTAGATGGTATTGTAATTGCTACAAATGGTTTTGAAGTAGATGAATCACAGTTAACAGGGGAATCGGATGCTATCAAAAAAACAGTAGGGGATTCAATTTTATCAGGGAGTTATGTAACTGGCGGCAACGGGTATGTAGAAGCCCTTAAAATAGGACAGGATAGCTATGTAAATCAGCTTTCAATTGAAGCTAAAAAAGAAAAAAATAGTACCAGTGAATTGATGCGAACGTTAAACCGTCTTGTAAAAGGGTTAACCTTTGCGATTTTACCCATTGGGTTGTTGTTATTTTTTTCAGGCTATTTAGGCGGGTTGGCTATTTCAAAAGCAATCTTAGGAACAACGGCTGCTATTATTGGCATGATTCCAGAAGGATTAATCTTAATTACGTCTATTGCGTTAGCGGTAGGAATCGTCAATCTGACGAAGAAAAAAGTTTTAGTGAAAACAATGGGATCAATTGAAACGTTAGCAAGAGTGGATTTACTTTGTTTGGATAAAACCGGAACATTAACAAATGGTGAATTGACAGTAAGTGAATTTATCGTGGCTAATGGGGTTCAAGTAGATCAGTTAAAAGCGGTTATCGGTGCGTTGGTTAAAGGATTAGAAGACGACAATCCCACAAGCATGGCGCTTCAAAAAGCTGTTGACAAAAATGAAGAATGGAAATTAATTGAAAGTGTTCCATTTTCTTCGGCTCGTAAGTGGAGTGGCGCAACATTTGATACAAATAAAACTTATGTGATGGGTGCCCCGGAGTATGTATTTTCAACGTTATCAAAAGCAGACCAGCATAGTGTAAATCAAGCCAGTGAAATGGGCAAAAGAGTATTGGCTATTGCCAGTAGCTCGACGGGGTTTGTCAACCATCAGTTACCAGAGCAGCTAAGTTTATTAGGATTTGTTTACATGGAAGATACGATTCGAGCTGAAGCTCCTGCAACTTTAAAGTATTTTAACCAACAAGGAGTGGCCATTCGTATTATTTCAGGAGACAATCCTAAAACAGTGGCTCATATAGCCGAACGAGTTGGTGTAGAGGATGCTAAACAAGCAATTGATATGAGTCAAGTAGACAAAGAAGCAGATTTAAGTGAAATTATAGCCAAGTATCGGGTTTTTGGTCGTGTGAGTCCAACGCAGAAAAGGGAGTTGATTCAAGCGATGCAAAAAGCAGGACATACTGTTGGCATGACTGGCGATGGTGTGAATGATATTTTAGCGTTAAAAACAGCAGACTGTGGCATTGCGATGGCTGAAGGAAGTACGGCGGCTAAAAGTGTTTCTGATTTTGTATTGCTTGATTCCAATTTTGATTCATTAGTTGGTGTTGTAATGGAAGGAAGACGAGTGGTAAATAACATTCAACGAGTAGCGTCACTTTATTTAACGAAGACTGTTTATTCGGCAATTTTGGCAGTGTTGTTTATTTTTATGAATCAAGCGTATCCGTTTCAGCCAATCCAATTGAGTCCAATTAATGCTTTAACAGTAGGTATTCCCTCGTTCTTTTTAGCCCTACGACCAAACTATGCACAAATTAAAGGAGGCTTCTTTAAAAATGTCATGAAGCCGGCATTGACAGCAGGAATTCTTGTTGTTCTGTATATTTGTATGATTTTAGTGCTGGGAACTATTTGGCATTTAGACTATTCAATTACTTCGACGTTAAGCGTCTTATTGACGGGAATGGTTTGCTTCACGTCATTGATCTATGTAGCCAATCCGTTAAGCAAAAAAGTAATTGGTTTAATCAGTAGTTTAATCGTAGTCTTTTTGCTGATTTTCCTCTTTTTTGGGAATTTTTTCTCGTTGGTAAGTATTTTTAATAAGGAGCTTTTAGTTTTTGCAGTTCCTTTAATTGTGACCGTTGTTCCGATGTATCATTTGATGGTTAAGTTAGTTAGAAAGTTGATTGATTTAAAATAA
- the pepV gene encoding dipeptidase PepV — protein MSIDWKKEVESRKDDLFADLFTLLKIDSVRDDSKASEDAPVGPGPKEALLKFLEIGARDGFVTKNVGNLAGHIEYGAGDETLGVFAHVDVVPVGSGWTNPPFEPVIKDGRLYARGSSDDKGPGMAGYYALKIIKELGLPVSKRVRFIIGTDEESGWKCMDHYLAVEETPDFGFSPDAEFPIINGEKGILTVQLSFGGNTEGGANELISFNSGLRENMVPQDAKAIFISEDATKIEKDFFDFVEQNPITGTCHIEGNQVTIEVVGKGAHGMEPKAGINAATYLATFLTNYSFGSDAKHYLALTAEYLHDDSRATKLGLNYVDAVMGDLTVNPGVFHFTAKEGGSIALNFRFPQGITIEEIEAGLASKLTDFGVTLSRGKAQTPHYVPADDPLVQTLLDVYEKHTGEKGVEKTIGGGTYGRLLKRGVAYGAMFPNSIDTMHQTDEFMAIDDIINATVIYADAIYQLIKSED, from the coding sequence ATGTCAATTGATTGGAAAAAAGAAGTAGAAAGTAGAAAAGACGATTTATTCGCGGATTTATTTACTTTACTAAAAATTGATAGTGTAAGAGATGATAGCAAAGCTTCAGAGGATGCACCAGTAGGTCCCGGACCAAAAGAAGCACTGTTAAAATTTTTAGAAATTGGCGCTCGTGATGGCTTTGTGACTAAAAATGTTGGCAATTTAGCTGGGCACATTGAATATGGTGCAGGGGATGAAACTTTAGGGGTTTTTGCTCACGTAGATGTTGTTCCTGTTGGAAGTGGCTGGACAAATCCTCCATTTGAGCCAGTAATCAAAGATGGACGTTTATATGCACGTGGTTCAAGTGATGATAAAGGACCTGGAATGGCTGGTTACTACGCTTTGAAAATCATTAAAGAATTAGGCTTACCCGTTTCTAAACGTGTTCGTTTTATTATTGGAACAGATGAAGAAAGTGGTTGGAAATGTATGGATCACTATCTAGCAGTTGAAGAAACACCTGATTTTGGTTTTTCTCCAGATGCAGAGTTCCCAATTATCAATGGAGAAAAAGGAATTTTAACGGTTCAATTAAGCTTTGGTGGAAATACTGAAGGCGGAGCAAATGAATTAATCAGCTTTAACTCTGGCTTACGTGAAAACATGGTCCCACAAGATGCTAAAGCCATTTTTATTTCAGAAGATGCAACTAAAATTGAAAAAGACTTTTTTGACTTTGTGGAACAAAATCCAATTACTGGAACTTGCCATATAGAAGGCAACCAAGTAACCATTGAAGTAGTTGGGAAAGGTGCTCATGGAATGGAACCAAAAGCTGGAATCAATGCGGCTACTTATTTGGCAACATTCTTAACAAACTATTCATTTGGTAGCGATGCTAAACATTACTTGGCTTTAACAGCTGAGTATTTACACGACGATTCAAGAGCAACTAAACTTGGGTTGAATTATGTAGACGCTGTGATGGGAGACCTGACAGTTAACCCTGGTGTGTTTCATTTTACAGCAAAAGAGGGCGGTTCAATTGCTTTGAATTTCCGTTTCCCACAAGGCATTACCATTGAAGAAATTGAAGCTGGCCTTGCAAGTAAACTAACTGATTTTGGTGTGACGTTGTCTCGTGGCAAAGCACAAACGCCTCATTACGTACCAGCAGATGATCCATTGGTTCAAACCTTACTTGATGTGTACGAAAAACATACGGGTGAAAAAGGAGTTGAAAAAACCATTGGTGGCGGAACTTATGGCCGTTTATTAAAACGCGGAGTAGCCTACGGCGCGATGTTCCCAAATAGCATCGATACCATGCACCAAACCGATGAATTTATGGCGATTGATGATATTATCAATGCAACAGTTATTTATGCAGATGCGATTTATCAATTGATTAAAAGTGAAGACTAA
- a CDS encoding iron-containing alcohol dehydrogenase has translation MQTEIANFNFYNPTEIVFGKNRIPELDRLVPKDKKVLILYGGGSVVRFGTLDKVKEALPNRTIGEFGGIEANPTYETLMKAVALVKAENYEFLLAVGGGSVIDGTKFIAAGAIFDGDPIDIFGAGIGKGLPVTKSLPFGTVLTLPATGSEMNNGAVVTFVEKKAKLSFGSPFSFPKFSILEPELTYTLPTRQLANGVIDSFVHIMEQYLTYPVGGMVQDRFSEGLLQTLIEIGPKVIDENNHDYNLRANFMWTATNALNRILAPGVPQDWASHSLGHEITALYHIDHARTLAIVLPSLMEIRQHEKREKLIQYAERVWHITDATEDEKIQLAISKTRAFFEQLGAPTHFKEYDLGEEVVEPLVAQLEKHQLTAISERRDQTLEISRRIYLNAL, from the coding sequence ATGCAAACTGAAATTGCAAATTTTAATTTTTACAATCCCACAGAAATCGTCTTTGGGAAAAATCGTATTCCTGAACTAGATCGTTTAGTTCCTAAGGATAAAAAGGTACTGATTTTATATGGCGGTGGAAGTGTCGTTCGTTTCGGAACTTTAGATAAGGTCAAAGAAGCTTTACCAAACCGTACGATTGGAGAATTTGGTGGAATCGAAGCCAACCCAACATATGAAACCTTAATGAAGGCTGTAGCATTAGTAAAGGCAGAAAACTATGAATTCCTATTAGCTGTCGGCGGAGGATCAGTTATTGATGGAACGAAATTTATCGCAGCAGGTGCTATTTTTGATGGCGATCCGATTGATATCTTCGGCGCTGGTATTGGCAAAGGTTTGCCTGTTACTAAATCCCTACCATTTGGTACTGTGTTAACCTTACCCGCAACGGGTTCAGAAATGAATAATGGTGCAGTGGTTACTTTCGTTGAAAAGAAAGCAAAACTCTCTTTTGGTAGCCCCTTCTCCTTCCCTAAATTTTCAATTTTAGAGCCTGAATTAACGTACACACTACCAACTAGACAATTAGCAAATGGCGTAATTGACTCCTTTGTTCATATTATGGAGCAATATTTAACGTATCCAGTTGGCGGCATGGTGCAAGACCGTTTTTCAGAAGGGTTATTACAAACACTGATTGAAATTGGACCAAAGGTTATTGATGAAAACAATCATGATTATAATTTACGAGCTAACTTTATGTGGACTGCTACCAATGCGCTAAATCGTATTCTAGCTCCTGGAGTTCCTCAAGACTGGGCAAGTCATAGTTTAGGCCATGAGATTACTGCCTTGTATCATATTGACCATGCACGAACATTAGCAATCGTGTTGCCTTCTTTAATGGAAATTCGTCAACATGAAAAACGTGAAAAATTAATTCAATATGCGGAACGTGTCTGGCACATTACAGATGCAACAGAGGATGAAAAAATTCAATTAGCGATTTCAAAAACCCGCGCCTTTTTTGAACAACTTGGAGCACCTACTCACTTTAAAGAGTATGATTTAGGTGAAGAAGTGGTGGAACCACTTGTTGCTCAACTTGAAAAACATCAGTTAACAGCTATTTCAGAACGCCGTGATCAAACGTTAGAAATTAGTCGCCGTATTTATTTAAATGCTTTGTAA
- a CDS encoding calcium-binding protein — MTSWKWKRYIFFGVRDGQDISEDEYGNDTLIIESKYSDLIFIKQDQQLKIDYSNSDSIMVNSWFSSSSKQIESIQTTDGYILDTSKMNQLITKIAEFSDSKGMTSFTTIEKNSKEYQEILNQFWAK, encoded by the coding sequence ATGACAAGCTGGAAGTGGAAACGATATATTTTTTTTGGTGTCAGAGATGGCCAAGATATCAGCGAAGATGAATATGGAAATGATACCTTAATTATTGAAAGTAAGTACTCTGATTTAATTTTTATAAAACAAGATCAACAATTGAAGATTGATTATTCAAATTCAGATAGTATTATGGTCAATTCATGGTTCAGTAGTAGTTCAAAACAGATTGAATCTATTCAAACAACGGATGGATATATTTTGGATACAAGTAAAATGAATCAATTAATTACTAAAATAGCCGAGTTTTCCGATAGTAAGGGAATGACTAGTTTCACTACAATTGAAAAAAATTCTAAAGAATATCAAGAAATTTTAAATCAATTTTGGGCGAAATAA
- a CDS encoding pseudouridine synthase: MRLDKFLAHTGFGTRKETKDLLKKKAVEVNGVCVKDGKFQVKPVVDQVAVYGEAVAYQEFIYLMLHKPQGVVSATIDNVNPTVIDLLTPAEQKFEPFPVGRLDKDTEGLLILTNDGVLAHELLSPKKHVAKRYEATIKGIVTQEDRDAFKKGIVLSDGYQCQPAELEIVSVMPDEGTSSIFVTIHEGKFHQVKRMFEACGKKVVYLKRAAMGLLELDPNLPLGKYRPLTQEELNLLKGID, encoded by the coding sequence ATGCGTTTAGATAAATTTTTAGCCCATACAGGCTTTGGTACAAGAAAAGAAACAAAGGATTTATTGAAAAAAAAAGCAGTTGAAGTGAATGGTGTATGCGTAAAGGATGGCAAATTTCAAGTTAAACCGGTTGTCGATCAAGTGGCTGTTTATGGTGAAGCAGTAGCGTATCAAGAATTTATTTATTTAATGCTGCATAAGCCACAAGGGGTTGTAAGTGCGACGATTGATAATGTGAATCCAACAGTAATTGATTTGTTGACGCCGGCTGAGCAAAAATTTGAGCCTTTTCCTGTTGGGCGTTTGGATAAAGACACAGAAGGTCTGTTGATTTTAACTAATGATGGTGTGTTAGCTCACGAGCTGCTTTCTCCTAAGAAGCATGTTGCAAAGCGCTATGAAGCTACTATAAAAGGAATTGTTACGCAAGAGGATAGGGATGCTTTTAAAAAAGGGATTGTCTTGTCTGACGGCTATCAATGCCAGCCAGCAGAGCTAGAAATTGTCAGTGTGATGCCTGACGAAGGGACTTCCTCGATTTTTGTGACGATTCATGAAGGGAAATTTCATCAAGTGAAACGAATGTTTGAAGCTTGTGGGAAAAAAGTTGTTTATTTAAAGCGAGCCGCTATGGGATTGTTGGAATTAGATCCTAACTTACCACTTGGCAAGTATCGACCGCTTACACAAGAAGAGCTGAATTTATTAAAAGGAATCGACTAA
- a CDS encoding helix-turn-helix domain-containing protein codes for MIILGEKVKELRKNKRFSQKQLAEGICTQVTISKIENHNSIPTMNILSKLCERLGVDIHDVCINEGDSNENYAIFQQVDQLCDIFQYKEAYEILKKKLNEERLSTIHEKKMYFYLMGKILLMGFNDIEEALHYLNLELIVDRSERVDFTDVLVSNTIGVAYHLKKETSKAKIYFVQSIQDLEKLPNLDLKNLDKILLIYFNTAKFYSDIGDYHEAIKLCETGIQMAEAEKTTSQLDKLYYEKAFNEAMNGQLEEAKKGYFIAMAFAIMNKNDVIIEIIKKNMNKFKLTFDKLFI; via the coding sequence GTGATCATTTTAGGGGAGAAAGTAAAAGAGTTACGAAAGAATAAACGATTTAGTCAAAAGCAATTAGCAGAGGGTATTTGTACTCAGGTCACGATTAGTAAAATTGAAAATCATAATAGCATCCCAACGATGAACATTTTAAGTAAATTATGTGAAAGATTAGGTGTTGATATACACGATGTGTGTATTAATGAAGGCGATTCGAACGAAAATTATGCAATTTTTCAACAAGTAGATCAGCTGTGTGATATTTTTCAATACAAAGAAGCTTATGAAATTTTAAAGAAAAAACTCAATGAAGAACGGCTGTCAACTATACATGAAAAGAAAATGTATTTTTATTTAATGGGGAAAATATTGTTGATGGGCTTTAATGATATTGAAGAAGCGTTGCATTATTTAAATTTAGAGTTGATTGTGGATCGTAGTGAACGAGTTGATTTTACAGATGTCTTGGTTTCTAACACAATTGGAGTAGCTTATCATTTAAAAAAAGAAACGAGTAAAGCTAAAATTTACTTTGTCCAATCGATACAGGATTTAGAAAAACTGCCTAACCTTGATTTGAAAAATTTAGATAAAATTTTATTGATTTACTTCAATACAGCTAAGTTTTATTCGGATATTGGCGATTATCATGAGGCGATAAAGCTTTGTGAAACAGGCATTCAAATGGCAGAAGCTGAAAAAACAACGTCGCAATTAGACAAACTCTATTATGAAAAAGCTTTTAATGAAGCCATGAATGGACAGTTAGAAGAAGCTAAAAAAGGCTACTTTATTGCAATGGCTTTTGCGATTATGAATAAAAATGATGTGATTATTGAGATAATCAAAAAGAATATGAATAAATTTAAACTGACATTTGATAAGTTGTTTATTTGA
- a CDS encoding putative polysaccharide biosynthesis protein, protein MPNSSINMEEAVVEEQTAQEKMIRGSAWMTAGSIFSRVLGAIYIIPWMAWMGGQAELANGLFAKGYNPYSLFLVIATAGVPSAIAKQISYYNALDEYQTGRKLFEKGMILMVITGIICFLAMYLLAPIMGVGNPDEIKVIRSLSWALLIIPGMSLIRGYFQGYQEMAPSAISQLIEQFARIIFMLVATFLIMKVWHGEMVDAVTASTFAAFIGAIFSLAALGYYWLRQKDRMDVLAAGSLNQIDISTNQILVEMVKESIPFVVIGSGITFFQLIDQYTFEKIVLATSKITSDEAKTLFALFAFNANKLIMITISIAVAMAVTSIPLITEAFTKNLGKEVRKQISTNIQLFSFIMFPAAIGMAIVAEPLYTLFYKHSDLGTTILQISSYMSIILGLFTVLSALLQSLNQNRYAIFCLIVGIGVKGAVQYPLVSMFQAQGALYATIFGFTVSCAMMLVSLQKLTHFHVKFVLKRLLLIVIMTVIMALVTIVVREACYLFISPMDRGLALVVMLLSAGVGGFAYMYLTLKTRLADRLLGDKVAGLRRRLKIK, encoded by the coding sequence ATGCCAAATTCTTCAATAAATATGGAAGAAGCCGTAGTGGAAGAACAAACGGCTCAGGAAAAGATGATTCGTGGCTCAGCTTGGATGACTGCAGGCAGTATTTTTTCAAGGGTATTAGGGGCTATTTATATTATTCCTTGGATGGCTTGGATGGGCGGTCAAGCAGAGTTAGCGAATGGCTTGTTTGCTAAGGGATACAATCCCTATTCGCTTTTCTTAGTGATTGCAACAGCAGGGGTACCATCAGCAATTGCTAAACAAATTTCCTATTATAATGCTCTTGATGAGTATCAAACAGGGCGGAAATTGTTTGAAAAAGGCATGATTCTAATGGTAATTACTGGGATTATTTGTTTTTTAGCGATGTATTTACTGGCTCCTATTATGGGGGTTGGAAATCCCGATGAAATCAAGGTGATTCGCTCTCTTAGTTGGGCGTTGTTGATTATTCCAGGGATGAGTTTGATTCGTGGCTATTTTCAAGGGTATCAAGAGATGGCCCCTTCTGCGATTTCTCAACTAATTGAACAATTTGCCCGAATTATTTTTATGCTGGTTGCAACTTTTTTAATTATGAAAGTTTGGCATGGCGAAATGGTAGATGCGGTTACGGCTTCAACTTTTGCTGCTTTTATCGGAGCCATTTTTAGTTTAGCAGCGTTAGGGTATTATTGGTTGCGTCAAAAGGATCGAATGGATGTCCTTGCAGCAGGAAGCTTAAATCAAATTGACATTTCAACGAACCAGATTTTAGTGGAGATGGTCAAAGAATCTATCCCATTTGTGGTTATTGGTTCAGGAATCACTTTCTTCCAGTTAATCGACCAATACACCTTTGAAAAAATTGTGCTAGCTACGTCAAAAATTACGTCAGATGAAGCAAAAACATTGTTTGCGTTGTTTGCATTTAATGCTAATAAATTGATTATGATTACCATTTCTATTGCAGTAGCAATGGCGGTTACCTCAATTCCGTTGATTACAGAGGCCTTTACTAAAAATTTAGGCAAAGAAGTGCGTAAGCAAATTTCAACGAATATTCAGTTATTTTCATTTATCATGTTCCCAGCTGCAATTGGCATGGCGATTGTTGCAGAACCATTGTACACGTTGTTTTATAAGCACAGTGATTTAGGAACCACGATTTTACAAATTTCTTCTTACATGAGTATTATCCTAGGGTTATTTACGGTGTTATCTGCGCTTCTTCAATCCTTGAATCAAAATCGTTATGCGATTTTCTGTTTAATTGTAGGAATTGGGGTTAAAGGTGCAGTTCAGTATCCGTTAGTATCGATGTTCCAAGCTCAAGGAGCACTTTATGCAACGATTTTTGGTTTTACAGTTTCTTGCGCGATGATGTTGGTATCATTACAAAAGTTAACCCATTTTCATGTGAAATTTGTGCTAAAACGATTGTTGCTGATTGTGATTATGACCGTGATCATGGCGCTTGTAACGATTGTGGTTCGGGAAGCTTGTTACTTGTTTATTAGCCCAATGGATCGTGGCTTGGCATTAGTCGTGATGCTCTTATCAGCAGGCGTTGGTGGTTTTGCTTATATGTATTTGACGTTAAAAACAAGACTGGCTGATCGTTTACTAGGTGATAAGGTTGCAGGCTTAAGAAGAAGATTAAAAATCAAATAA
- a CDS encoding MFS transporter, translating to MGEVIKTYQMDPKVQKNRWLILIAIGLFTFMSTLDGSIVNIAIPVISKALNVPMNQSEWIVSVYLMAVCIFILLFGKIGDLIGKIKVFRWGTFLFVIGSLLCGFEFNLSFLLFARVVQAIGASMTMSTNYGIITEIFPISERGKALGLIGSFVSLGSIAGPGIGGIILAHFGWSYIFWINVPVGLITILMGIKILPDDLFFRKETIDYKGFLAFACMIGSLFIGIFIGQEIGFGHALILGLFAVALLSFVAFIRIEKNVNKPLVDLSLFKNGLFSVSLFCAFLIFVANFFFNVMMPFYLQGTRGLNPSQAGLLLMVFPLVMVIAAPISGSLSDKVGRELLTFIGLALTTIVQLGFVFIDGNTNIAVFILMTGIMGLGSALFQSPNNAIVMSSVSKKKLGIAGSLNSLARNLGMVFGISFATTILYVAMSNKSGYKVTTYLADQPELFVYGMHVTFGVAFVICLVATILTGRRLLTAKGKTA from the coding sequence ATGGGAGAAGTTATCAAAACCTATCAAATGGATCCAAAAGTTCAAAAAAATAGATGGCTGATTTTGATTGCCATTGGTTTGTTTACGTTTATGTCCACACTAGATGGCAGTATTGTGAACATTGCGATACCGGTGATTTCAAAGGCTTTAAATGTGCCAATGAACCAATCGGAATGGATCGTTTCAGTATACTTAATGGCAGTTTGTATTTTTATTTTATTATTTGGAAAAATAGGAGATTTAATTGGGAAAATCAAAGTCTTTCGTTGGGGAACTTTTTTATTTGTCATCGGTTCGCTACTTTGTGGCTTTGAATTTAATTTGTCGTTTTTATTGTTTGCTCGAGTAGTACAGGCGATTGGGGCAAGCATGACGATGTCGACGAATTATGGAATTATCACGGAAATTTTTCCGATTAGCGAACGTGGGAAGGCTTTGGGCTTAATTGGGTCCTTCGTTTCGTTAGGCAGTATTGCAGGGCCAGGTATTGGAGGCATTATTTTAGCTCATTTTGGATGGTCGTATATTTTTTGGATCAATGTTCCAGTGGGCTTGATTACGATTTTAATGGGAATCAAGATTTTACCTGACGATTTATTTTTCCGAAAAGAAACGATTGATTACAAAGGCTTTCTTGCCTTTGCATGTATGATTGGCAGTTTGTTTATCGGGATTTTTATTGGGCAAGAAATTGGATTTGGCCACGCTTTGATTTTAGGGCTTTTTGCAGTTGCTCTTTTGAGCTTTGTAGCATTTATTCGAATCGAAAAGAACGTGAACAAACCGCTAGTTGATTTAAGCTTGTTTAAAAATGGCTTATTTTCGGTTAGCCTATTTTGTGCCTTCTTGATTTTTGTGGCAAATTTCTTTTTCAATGTAATGATGCCTTTTTATTTACAAGGAACAAGAGGATTGAATCCAAGTCAAGCGGGACTTTTATTGATGGTCTTTCCATTAGTAATGGTGATTGCAGCACCCATTAGTGGGAGTCTATCCGATAAGGTGGGGAGAGAATTGCTGACGTTTATCGGGTTGGCATTAACGACGATTGTCCAGTTAGGCTTTGTCTTTATTGATGGAAATACGAATATTGCAGTCTTTATTTTGATGACGGGAATTATGGGGCTAGGAAGTGCACTCTTTCAATCACCAAATAATGCAATCGTCATGTCTTCTGTTTCTAAAAAGAAACTGGGAATTGCGGGTAGTTTAAATTCCTTGGCTAGAAACTTAGGAATGGTCTTTGGCATTTCTTTTGCGACGACGATTTTGTATGTTGCTATGAGCAATAAATCAGGATACAAGGTAACCACGTATTTAGCAGATCAGCCAGAATTATTTGTTTACGGGATGCATGTGACTTTTGGGGTTGCCTTTGTGATTTGTTTAGTCGCAACCATTTTAACCGGACGACGCTTACTAACTGCAAAAGGGAAAACCGCTTAA